Genomic DNA from Luteolibacter arcticus:
TGACGAGGATGGGATGGTGAAGCTCCGCGTCACCGCCGTGAACCCGCTGCAGTGGACGGGCGTCAATGTCAACTCGCTGTGGGACATCAACACCACCTCCAACTGGACGCTCAGCGGCGTGTCTAACACCTACCAGGAAAACGACAACGCGCTGTTCAATGACACCGCCACCAGGACCGATGTCATCCTCAACAGCACCGTCAATCCGTCCAACGTCAGATTCAGCAACAACAGCAAGGACTACACGCTGAGTGGCACGGGAGCCATCGCCGGCGCCACCGCCGGACTCACCAAGGAGGGCAGCCGCAAGCTCACCGTCACCACCGCCAACACCTACGGCGGCACCACCGCCGTCAACGGCGGCACCCTGCAATTCGGCGACGGCACCTCCAACGGGTCCATCGCGGGACCGCTCGCGGTCAATGGCGGCAACGTCGTTTTCAACCCCACGGGCAGTTCCACCTACGCAGGATCGATCTCCGGCTTCGGCTTTGACGCGACGAGCGGCCTTTCCAAAACCGGCGGCGGCACCCAGATCTTCACCGGGCTCGCCAACACCTTCGACGGTCCGTTCGCGATCAGCGGGGGCACCGTGAAATTCGGCGACGGCGTGGTCAACGGTGCGCTTGGCACGACCACCGTGTACGATCTCGCTGCTGGCACCACGCTGGCCATCGACTTCGCGACCGCCATCAATTTCTCCGCCTCGGGAATTTCTCCGTGGTCGAAAGTCACCGGTCCGGGGCTCGTCACCCTGAACTCCGCACAGGCCGTCAACGGCTCGGCCAACTGGGGCGATCTGGCGTTCACGCCGGATTTCACCGGCACCCTGTCCGTCCTGAAGGGCCGCGTGCAGACCCCAACCCCCGACAGCATGGGCGGCACCTCCGCGCTGGTGCTCGCCGATGGCTCGCAGATCCTGGTGCTCAACAGCGGCACTCCCTACACCACCCCGCTCCAGATGGCCGGTTACGGCTGGGGTGAAGGCGGCTTCAACGCTGGAGCCCTGCGCGTGGCTGCGAATGCCGGCGCGACGTGGGGGGGAAACATTACCCTCACCGCCAACGCGGGCATCTTCGCCCAGGTCAACGGCCAGCTCACCGTCACCGGCACGATCAGCGGACCTTATGTCTTGCAACTACACTCCCAAGCGCAGGCCGCGGAAGCCTTCCCCGGCACCCTGACGCTGGCTCCGTCCGTGCAGAACTCCTATGCTTCCACGCTCATCAACGGCAACGCCGGCGGCATGGTGAAGGCGGGGAGCCAATACGCGTTCAGCACCGGACCGCTTGAGGTGAACAGCTCGAACATGTGGCTGAACGGCTATAGCTTCACCTTTGCCAGCCTCACCGGTACCGGCGGGAAGATCGGCAACTACGGCACGACCCCGTCCGTCCTGACCGTTGGCAACTCGACCAGCACCACCTATGCCGGCGTCCTCCTCGACGGCGGAACGGGCACCCTCAGCCTGGTGAAGAACGGCACCGGCACCCTCACCCTCACCGGAGCGAACACCTACACCGGCAACACCACCGTCCACGCGGGCGTTCTCTCGGTGAGCACGGCGTTCCTCGGCGACGCGTCGGCGGTGACCATCGACAGCGGCGCGGTGCTCAATCTCGGCACCGGGACGGAGGACACCGTCGGGACCCTCTTCCTCGGCGGAACGCAGGTTCCCGCCGGAACCTACGGGCCCACGACTCCCGTCTACGGCACGTATTTCACCGGCAGCACTGGCACACTCGTGGTGACCACCGGTCCGGGCAATGCGTTCGGCACGTGGGCCACCCTCAAGGGCCTCGACGGCTCGCCCGGCCGTGAAAACGGCACGGGCGACGACCCTGAGAAGGATGGCATGGACAACCTCACCGAGTTCTACCTGGATGGCAATCCGCTCGCCAGCGACCGCTCCATCCTGCCCGTCGCCAGCCTGAGCCAAGACTACCTCACGCTCACCTTCCATCGCCGCGACGACGCGGAGGGAATCTTGAGCGAGCAGCTCGTCCAATACGGCCAAGACCTCACGACCTGGGCCGAGGCCACCATCACCGCCGGTGATTCCACCGATCCGAACGGCGTGATCGTCGATGTGGAGGAAAACGATGCCGGGGCCGATCTCGTCACCGTGAAGATCCCGCGCGCGATCGGCAAGTTCTTCGCCCGCCTCAAGGTCGAAGTTCCCTGAAGATATACTTCAAAGTGGTATGGCAGGGCCGCCACCGGATCATCCGGTGGCGGCCTTCTTCTTAATCCCTCGTTACCCAGAGAGTCACGGCCAGGCGAGCTGGAACGTCACCACCACCGAGGCATGATCGCTCGGCCAGGTGTTGTTCCGCGTCGCCTGGACATTGTCGCTGTAAACATAGCCGGCGTTCTCCACGGCGTTCGTGAAAACCTCCGCTGAGACGGGGGTCGCAGGGCTGCCCTTGTGGAAGACGAAATCGATCCGGTCCTGCGCTTCATTCGGGCTGCTGTAAACCGGCGACCAAGTGATTCCCGGCTGGGATTGGGGATTGGGGAAGATTTGGCGGAACGAGTCGGTCATGCCGGCATTGGCCACCGCCACCGTGACCGGCCATTGCACGACCTTGCCATAGTGAGCCGAGGCATTCGCACTCGTCCAATCGAGATGCGAGGGGCAGTTGAAGTCACCGGTGAGGAAGACAGGAGCCGTACTTGCATTCGCCAGGTAACTCGTCATTCCACTGAGGATGCCCGCGATCTGCTCGTCGCGTTGCGAAGCGAGTTCCTCGGCCAGAACGCTGGCATTCGTGGAGCCTGCGCGCTTGGCCTCGTAGGGGCCGTAGCGCTGGTGGTCGAGATGGGTATTGAAGATCACCACCTCGCGCAGCGGATTGCTGCAAAGGCGGACCCGGGCTCCCTTGGCGACGCCATTGGCGGCGGTGTAGGTCGCCGTGATCGGGTAACGGCTCGCGATGCCGCTGTCTCCTGAGCCGGTGGGGCTGTAGTACCAGCCGAGCTCATTGGCGATCGTCTGCACCCGGTAGGCATTCGAGCCCGACACATTGTCCACCGTCTCCTGCGTGCCGATGATGTCCACGTCCGCCTCGATGATGGAACGAATGCCTTTGGTGGTGCCTTGATTCACCTGGCCCCAGCCGTGCCACAGGTTGTAGGACATGACGCGCAGCACCGCGACAGTCTCCTGACCCGCTTGGAACACGGGAATCGACATCGTGGCCGTGCTGGAATTTCCTAACAGATCCGTGGCGCGGACGACGAAGCTGCCATTACCGGCATCGCCTGCGGCCGGTGTTCCCGACAGCAC
This window encodes:
- a CDS encoding endonuclease/exonuclease/phosphatase family protein produces the protein MIKALVSGILWAAAVLAPLRAAPKTITLNAASYPAGSPITATFGGGPGNNNDWIGIFPASITTPSTGTYLDWLYTNGTQTPGGNLKNGNVTFANPTLVPGNYKVWFLAANGYTKLAGPAQFSVTPTGGPAQPAWVVASFVQRHAVAGQAYSGKVHAYAFDPDPGDALVFSKVSGPAWLQVSAAGVLSGTPAAGDAGNGSFVVRATDLLGNSSTATMSIPVFQAGQETVAVLRVMSYNLWHGWGQVNQGTTKGIRSIIEADVDIIGTQETVDNVSGSNAYRVQTIANELGWYYSPTGSGDSGIASRYPITATYTAANGVAKGARVRLCSNPLREVVIFNTHLDHQRYGPYEAKRAGSTNASVLAEELASQRDEQIAGILSGMTSYLANASTAPVFLTGDFNCPSHLDWTSANASAHYGKVVQWPVTVAVANAGMTDSFRQIFPNPQSQPGITWSPVYSSPNEAQDRIDFVFHKGSPATPVSAEVFTNAVENAGYVYSDNVQATRNNTWPSDHASVVVTFQLAWP